In one Streptomyces marincola genomic region, the following are encoded:
- a CDS encoding ABC transporter ATP-binding protein, which translates to MSMEMTAWNALYNARHAKDDQRPFSRRTLRRIGAFARPHRAALVWFLLLSVASALFAVATPVLAGRVVTAITEGAAERTVVLLALLIAAIAVAEAAVGLLARWLSARIGEGLILDLRTTVYDHVQRMPVAFFTRTRTGALVSRLNSDVIGAQRAFSGTLSGVLGNVVTLLLALVVMLGISWRITLLALALLPVFVLPARRMGARLARLSREAANHNAVMSTQMTERFSAPGATLVKLYGRPEEESREFAARAGRVRDIGIRTAMLQMVFVTSLTLVSALALALVYGLGGWYALRGGLEPGAVVSLALLLTRLYAPLTALAGARVEVMSALVSFQRVFEVLDLKPLIEERPGAAAVPPGPVAVEFENVDFGYPAADRVSLASLEEVATLDARGGEQVLHDVSFRAEPGRLVALVGSSGAGKSTIAQLVPRLYDADRGTVRVGGVDVRDLSAASLRETLGMVTQDGHLFHDTVRANLLFARPDADEADLWDALRRARLTDLVAALPDGLDTVVGERGYRLSGGERQRLTIARLLLARPRVVILDEATAHLDATSEAAVQEALTEVLAGRTSVVIAHRLSTVRAADLILVVEAGRIVERGTHDALLAAGGRYEELYRTQFETDAEPRGEDLAAAGPRGTGEPVS; encoded by the coding sequence ATGAGCATGGAGATGACCGCGTGGAACGCGCTGTACAACGCCCGGCACGCCAAGGACGACCAGCGGCCGTTCTCCCGCCGCACCCTGCGCCGCATCGGCGCCTTCGCCCGCCCGCACCGGGCGGCGCTGGTGTGGTTCCTGCTGCTGAGCGTGGCGTCCGCGCTGTTCGCCGTGGCCACGCCCGTGCTCGCCGGCCGGGTCGTCACCGCGATCACGGAGGGCGCGGCCGAACGCACGGTCGTCCTGCTGGCCCTGCTGATCGCCGCCATCGCGGTGGCCGAGGCAGCCGTCGGCCTGCTCGCGCGCTGGCTGTCGGCCCGCATCGGCGAGGGGCTGATCCTCGACCTGCGCACCACGGTGTACGACCACGTCCAGCGCATGCCGGTCGCGTTCTTCACCAGGACCAGGACCGGCGCCCTGGTCAGCCGCCTGAACTCGGACGTGATCGGCGCGCAGCGCGCGTTCAGCGGAACGCTCTCCGGCGTCCTCGGCAACGTGGTGACGCTGCTGCTCGCGCTCGTCGTCATGCTCGGCATCAGCTGGCGGATCACGCTGCTCGCGCTCGCGCTGCTGCCCGTGTTCGTGCTGCCCGCCCGGCGCATGGGCGCGCGCCTCGCCCGGCTCTCGCGCGAGGCGGCCAACCACAACGCGGTGATGTCCACGCAGATGACCGAGCGCTTCTCCGCGCCCGGCGCGACGCTCGTGAAGCTGTACGGGCGGCCCGAGGAGGAGTCGCGCGAGTTCGCCGCGCGCGCCGGGCGCGTGCGGGACATCGGCATCCGCACGGCGATGCTCCAGATGGTGTTCGTGACCTCGCTGACGCTGGTGTCCGCCCTCGCCCTCGCCCTGGTCTACGGCCTTGGCGGCTGGTACGCGCTGCGCGGCGGCCTCGAACCCGGCGCGGTCGTGTCGCTCGCGCTGCTGCTGACCCGGCTCTACGCGCCGCTGACGGCGCTCGCGGGGGCGCGGGTGGAGGTGATGAGCGCCCTGGTCAGCTTCCAGCGGGTGTTCGAGGTGCTCGACCTCAAGCCGCTGATCGAGGAGCGGCCCGGCGCCGCGGCCGTTCCGCCCGGGCCCGTGGCCGTGGAGTTCGAGAACGTCGACTTCGGCTACCCGGCCGCGGACCGGGTCTCGCTCGCGTCCCTCGAAGAGGTGGCCACGCTCGACGCGCGCGGCGGCGAACAGGTCCTGCACGACGTGTCGTTCCGCGCGGAGCCCGGCCGGCTCGTCGCCCTGGTCGGCTCGTCGGGCGCGGGCAAGTCGACCATCGCCCAGCTCGTGCCGCGGCTGTACGACGCGGACCGGGGAACGGTGCGCGTCGGCGGGGTGGACGTGCGCGACCTCTCGGCCGCCTCGCTGCGCGAGACCCTCGGCATGGTCACGCAGGACGGGCACCTCTTCCACGACACCGTGCGCGCCAACCTGCTGTTCGCGCGCCCCGATGCCGACGAGGCGGACCTGTGGGACGCGCTGCGCAGGGCCCGGCTCACCGACCTGGTCGCCGCGCTGCCCGACGGGCTCGACACGGTGGTCGGGGAACGCGGCTACCGGCTCTCGGGCGGCGAGCGGCAGCGCCTGACGATCGCGCGGCTGCTGCTGGCCAGGCCCAGGGTGGTGATCCTGGACGAGGCGACCGCGCACCTGGACGCCACCTCGGAGGCGGCGGTGCAGGAGGCGCTCACCGAGGTGCTCGCGGGCCGCACGTCCGTCGTCATCGCGCACCGGCTCTCGACGGTGCGCGCGGCGGACCTGATCCTCGTGGTCGAGGCCGGCCGGATCGTCGAACGCGGCACGCACGACGCGTTGCTGGCCGCGGGCGGCCGGTACGAGGAGCTGTACCGGACGCAGTTCGAGACGGATGCGGAACCGCGCGGTGAGGACCTGGCGGCGGCCGGGCCCCGGGGGACCGGAGAACCCGTCAGCTGA
- a CDS encoding MFS transporter, translating to MRTYRQLFHAPEFTPLFATTAAHLAALTVQGLALGTLVHRATGSPLLTALSMFGGSFAHAIGATLLMSAADRLRPRAGLTAAPVVCAGAALLLAVPGAPVWTALPLVLVTGLVGSVTGGLRWGLLLRILPADGYVLGRSVLAVAGGATQVAGYAAGGLLVAAVSARGALLLSAALFLASAAVARLGLRDRPAPGGGRPSVRETWRVNRRLWSAAERRYVYLALWLPNGLVVGCEALFVPWSPEAAGVLFAASAFGMLAGDVALGRFVPAARRPALITPLRLLLAAPFLLFALPAAWRLPLPLAAALVALACTGFSASLLLQERLIALTPEEIRGQALGLQAAGTMTMQAVGATLAGAAAQWLPPGQAMGAMAAASLLISLALTPGLVRPPRTPPTPDRSRSAADRRPAS from the coding sequence ATGCGCACCTACCGTCAACTGTTCCACGCGCCCGAGTTCACCCCGCTGTTCGCGACCACCGCCGCGCACCTGGCGGCCCTCACGGTGCAGGGGCTCGCCCTGGGCACCCTGGTGCACCGGGCGACCGGGTCGCCGCTGCTCACCGCGCTGAGCATGTTCGGCGGCTCGTTCGCGCACGCCATCGGCGCGACCCTGCTGATGTCGGCGGCCGACCGGCTCAGACCGCGCGCGGGGCTGACCGCCGCGCCGGTGGTGTGCGCGGGCGCGGCGCTGCTGCTCGCCGTGCCGGGGGCGCCGGTGTGGACCGCGCTGCCCCTCGTCCTGGTCACCGGCCTGGTCGGCTCGGTGACCGGCGGCCTGCGCTGGGGGCTGCTGCTGCGGATCCTGCCCGCCGATGGCTACGTGCTTGGCCGTTCCGTGCTCGCCGTCGCGGGCGGCGCCACGCAGGTCGCCGGCTACGCGGCGGGCGGGCTGCTGGTCGCGGCCGTCTCCGCGCGGGGGGCGCTGCTGCTCTCCGCCGCCCTCTTCCTCGCCTCGGCCGCCGTGGCGCGCCTCGGCCTGCGCGACCGCCCGGCGCCCGGCGGCGGGCGTCCTTCGGTGCGCGAGACCTGGCGCGTCAACCGGCGGCTGTGGTCGGCGGCCGAACGCCGGTACGTCTACCTCGCGCTGTGGCTGCCCAACGGGCTGGTCGTCGGCTGCGAGGCCCTGTTCGTGCCCTGGTCGCCGGAGGCGGCGGGCGTGCTGTTCGCCGCGTCAGCGTTCGGCATGCTCGCCGGGGACGTGGCGCTGGGCAGGTTCGTCCCGGCCGCGCGGCGGCCCGCGCTGATCACGCCGCTGCGGCTGCTGCTCGCCGCGCCGTTCCTCCTGTTCGCGCTGCCGGCGGCCTGGCGGCTGCCGCTGCCGCTGGCCGCCGCGCTCGTCGCGCTGGCCTGCACGGGCTTCAGCGCCTCGCTGCTGCTCCAGGAACGGCTGATCGCGCTCACGCCCGAGGAGATCAGGGGCCAGGCGCTCGGCCTCCAGGCCGCCGGCACCATGACCATGCAGGCCGTCGGCGCGACCCTGGCGGGGGCCGCGGCCCAGTGGCTGCCGCCCGGGCAGGCGATGGGCGCCATGGCGGCGGCCTCGCTGCTGATCAGCCTCGCGCTCACGCCAGGACTCGTCAGGCCGCCGCGTACACCACCCACACCTGACCGGTCGCGAAGCGCAGCGGATCGCCGTCCGGCGTCGTGA
- a CDS encoding CobW family GTP-binding protein — protein MTPVPALPVVFVAGLHAQARREAVEHLLAALPGSLALHHDLSGATVVRTVRDAGGVRQRGEAPPVDDCPCCAVREDLVPQLRRLAEGRDCALAVVELWDSVEPRAMAEAVAEHAAGALRPAGVVTAVDPALVLPYLACGDDLADVGLPAAPEDRRTVADTWARQLEYATVVAVAHGEDPVSEADLALLTQLHPTARQVAVGDPAFPLLAASGFDAAAAAERQHPASALLPQDAQEYGVGTLLWRHRRPFHPGRLFNALEDLTCAAPRSRGRFWLADRPDTLLSWDAAGGTLSVESAGPWLATLPDVAWAMVPGVRRAAAAIDWHPEFGDRVQLLAFTGPGIDRHGIRAMLASCLLSEAEYAAGRDAWRRLPSAFDALLDPAL, from the coding sequence GTGACGCCCGTCCCGGCGCTGCCGGTCGTGTTCGTCGCGGGGCTGCACGCGCAGGCGCGGCGGGAAGCAGTCGAACACCTCCTCGCCGCCCTGCCGGGCAGCCTGGCCCTGCACCACGACCTCTCCGGCGCCACCGTCGTCAGGACCGTCCGCGACGCCGGGGGCGTCAGGCAGCGGGGGGAGGCCCCGCCGGTCGACGACTGCCCGTGCTGCGCCGTGCGCGAGGACCTGGTGCCCCAGCTGCGGCGGCTGGCGGAGGGCCGGGACTGCGCGCTGGCCGTCGTCGAGCTGTGGGACTCCGTCGAGCCCAGGGCCATGGCCGAGGCCGTCGCGGAGCACGCCGCGGGGGCGCTGCGGCCGGCCGGCGTCGTGACGGCCGTCGACCCCGCCCTCGTGCTGCCCTACCTGGCCTGCGGCGACGACCTCGCGGACGTCGGGCTCCCCGCCGCGCCCGAGGACCGGCGCACCGTCGCGGACACCTGGGCACGGCAGCTCGAATACGCGACGGTGGTGGCCGTGGCGCACGGCGAGGACCCCGTGTCCGAGGCCGACCTCGCGCTGCTGACCCAGCTGCACCCGACGGCGCGGCAGGTCGCGGTCGGCGACCCCGCGTTCCCGCTGCTCGCCGCGTCGGGCTTCGACGCCGCCGCGGCGGCGGAGCGGCAGCACCCGGCCAGCGCGCTGCTGCCGCAGGACGCCCAGGAGTACGGCGTCGGCACGCTGCTGTGGCGGCACCGGCGGCCCTTCCACCCCGGGCGGCTCTTCAACGCCCTTGAGGACCTCACGTGCGCCGCGCCGCGCAGCCGCGGCAGGTTCTGGCTGGCCGACCGCCCGGACACGCTGCTGTCCTGGGACGCGGCGGGCGGCACCCTCTCCGTGGAGAGCGCGGGGCCCTGGCTGGCCACGCTGCCCGACGTGGCGTGGGCGATGGTGCCAGGCGTCCGGCGGGCGGCGGCGGCGATCGACTGGCACCCGGAGTTCGGTGACCGCGTGCAGTTGCTCGCGTTCACAGGACCCGGCATCGACCGGCACGGCATCCGGGCCATGCTGGCGTCCTGCCTGCTCAGCGAGGCGGAGTACGCGGCGGGGCGGGACGCCTGGCGGCGGCTGCCGTCCGCGTTCGACGCGCTGCTCGACCCGGCCCTGTGA
- a CDS encoding helix-turn-helix domain-containing protein, with the protein MGVWLVGSDVLARGRFAVSALSETVAALLGLAGIGVAPGEAGRLAAHRPAFRALLAREPFAAAFVAHAVRPRWLPDFLTVPPLPGDSSFHDELDRLRATPRPRVAADLAECRVRNGDPGPPPPALDVPDPAGATAALLGWVWTHVVAADWPRRRRLFEADIVSRTHAVGTGGWAATVAGLRPGLRWLGEGRLRINARPYPPRDLAAAQLLFIPVTTPRGWVGWDEPHRYAITYPCAGLLGAEGPAPAPAEALRRLIGPARAAVLAALAAPRSTTQLAAMTGLALGSVGGHLRVLREAGLVDRRRAGRSVLYYRTELGERLAER; encoded by the coding sequence GTGGGCGTGTGGCTGGTGGGCTCCGACGTGCTGGCGCGCGGCCGGTTCGCGGTCTCGGCGCTGTCCGAGACGGTCGCGGCGCTGCTCGGGCTCGCGGGGATCGGCGTCGCGCCGGGCGAGGCGGGACGGCTCGCGGCGCACCGGCCCGCGTTCCGCGCGCTGCTGGCGCGCGAGCCGTTCGCGGCGGCGTTCGTCGCGCACGCGGTGCGCCCGCGCTGGCTGCCCGACTTCCTGACCGTGCCACCGCTGCCGGGGGACAGCTCGTTCCACGACGAGCTCGACCGGCTGCGGGCGACGCCGCGCCCGCGCGTGGCCGCCGACCTGGCCGAGTGCCGGGTCAGGAACGGCGACCCGGGCCCGCCGCCGCCCGCGCTCGACGTGCCGGACCCGGCCGGTGCCACCGCCGCGCTGCTCGGCTGGGTGTGGACGCACGTGGTCGCGGCGGACTGGCCGCGCAGGCGGCGGCTGTTCGAGGCTGACATCGTGTCGAGGACGCACGCGGTCGGCACCGGCGGCTGGGCGGCGACGGTGGCGGGGCTGCGCCCCGGGCTGCGCTGGCTCGGCGAGGGGCGGCTGCGGATCAACGCCCGCCCCTACCCGCCGCGCGACCTGGCGGCGGCGCAGCTGCTGTTCATCCCGGTCACGACGCCGCGCGGCTGGGTGGGCTGGGACGAGCCGCACCGGTACGCCATCACCTACCCGTGCGCCGGGCTGCTGGGTGCGGAAGGACCGGCGCCCGCGCCCGCCGAGGCGCTGCGGCGGCTGATCGGCCCGGCCCGCGCGGCGGTGCTCGCGGCGCTGGCCGCGCCGCGCAGCACGACGCAGCTGGCCGCCATGACGGGGCTCGCGCTCGGCTCGGTGGGCGGCCACCTGAGGGTGCTGCGCGAGGCGGGGCTCGTCGACCGGCGCCGCGCGGGCCGTTCGGTGCTGTACTACCGCACGGAGCTGGGCGAGCGGCTGGCGGAACGCTGA
- a CDS encoding ATP-binding protein, whose amino-acid sequence MLDVLGHRSLPVDVRTLSGTATLPLASRPESVRTARNFTRSTLHGWRLPEQFDAVSLVVSELVTNALRHGTAARPAEPEPAAPATAPPAGPQAGRPAVNGAAARAAVELELIRCAGRLVCAVRDPSAAGPRLGEVDGTAESGRGLHLVECFSDGWGWRPLTGERRGKVVWAVFRTG is encoded by the coding sequence ATGCTCGACGTGTTAGGGCACCGGTCCCTCCCGGTCGATGTCCGCACCCTGTCGGGCACGGCGACACTGCCGCTGGCCTCCCGGCCCGAATCGGTGCGCACCGCGAGGAATTTCACGCGCAGCACGCTCCACGGCTGGCGACTGCCCGAGCAGTTCGACGCGGTCTCCCTCGTGGTCTCCGAGCTGGTGACGAACGCGCTGCGGCACGGCACCGCGGCGCGGCCGGCGGAGCCCGAGCCCGCCGCGCCCGCGACCGCTCCCCCCGCCGGGCCCCAGGCGGGCCGGCCGGCCGTGAACGGGGCGGCGGCACGGGCCGCGGTCGAGCTCGAACTGATCCGCTGCGCCGGGCGCCTGGTGTGCGCCGTGCGGGACCCGAGCGCGGCCGGGCCGCGGCTCGGCGAGGTGGACGGCACGGCCGAGTCGGGCCGCGGCCTCCACCTGGTGGAGTGCTTCAGCGACGGCTGGGGCTGGCGCCCGCTGACGGGGGAACGACGCGGCAAGGTGGTGTGGGCCGTCTTCCGCACCGGCTGA
- a CDS encoding DUF3048 domain-containing protein, translating to MPRPVRGARGAARTSFGRLLPVVLAVLAALTAGCQAEERDEDEGRSPFTGRPAESGARVLAVKVDNAPQARPHTGLGEADLVYVEQVEAGLSRLVAVYADRLPERVGPVRSARESDIELLAQFDEPALAYSGVQSRLRDEVADARLVPVSPDTAPGAYLRDPERAAPHNLYARPAAVLDAAPGAGEADDIGFVFGEPPAEGGTRVERHRVDYPNATFDFTWSEGEGTPGWQVAMDGTPVPGVSPATVVVQEVTVRDSEYGDSLGNVTPYTETVGSGDAVVLRDGQAFEAEWERRGERSGTEFTTPDGDPLRFATGQVWVVYAAA from the coding sequence ATGCCACGTCCGGTCCGAGGCGCCCGCGGCGCGGCGCGCACGTCGTTCGGGCGCTTGCTGCCGGTCGTGCTCGCCGTGCTCGCGGCGCTGACCGCCGGGTGCCAGGCCGAGGAGCGGGACGAGGACGAGGGGCGTTCGCCGTTCACGGGCCGCCCGGCCGAAAGCGGCGCCCGCGTGCTCGCCGTGAAGGTCGACAACGCGCCCCAGGCGCGGCCCCACACCGGGCTCGGCGAGGCGGACCTGGTCTACGTCGAGCAGGTGGAGGCCGGGCTCAGCCGCCTGGTCGCGGTGTACGCGGACCGGCTGCCCGAGCGCGTCGGCCCGGTGCGCAGCGCGCGGGAGTCCGATATCGAGCTGCTGGCGCAGTTCGACGAGCCGGCGCTGGCCTACTCGGGTGTGCAGAGCCGGCTGCGGGACGAGGTGGCGGACGCGCGGCTGGTCCCGGTGTCGCCCGACACCGCGCCCGGCGCCTACCTGCGCGACCCGGAGCGCGCGGCGCCGCACAACCTGTACGCGCGGCCCGCCGCCGTGCTCGACGCGGCGCCTGGGGCCGGGGAGGCCGACGACATCGGCTTCGTGTTCGGCGAACCGCCGGCCGAGGGCGGCACCCGCGTCGAACGGCACCGCGTCGACTACCCGAACGCGACGTTCGACTTCACGTGGTCGGAAGGGGAAGGAACGCCGGGCTGGCAGGTCGCGATGGACGGCACGCCGGTGCCCGGTGTGTCACCCGCCACCGTCGTCGTGCAGGAGGTCACCGTCCGCGACTCCGAGTACGGCGACTCCCTGGGCAACGTCACCCCCTACACCGAGACCGTCGGCTCGGGCGACGCCGTCGTCCTGCGCGACGGGCAGGCGTTCGAGGCGGAGTGGGAGCGGCGCGGGGAGCGCTCGGGCACGGAGTTCACGACGCCGGACGGCGATCCGCTGCGCTTCGCGACCGGTCAGGTGTGGGTGGTGTACGCGGCGGCCTGA
- a CDS encoding DUF397 domain-containing protein, with protein MPDAYNGIAAHKLRGVVWLKSSHSNSQGTCAEFAKLPSGDVAVRNSRFPEGPALVYTTAEVEALLRGVKDGEFDHLIG; from the coding sequence GTGCCCGACGCGTACAACGGCATCGCCGCGCACAAGCTCCGGGGCGTGGTGTGGTTGAAGAGCAGCCACAGCAACTCGCAGGGCACCTGCGCGGAGTTCGCCAAACTGCCGAGCGGGGACGTGGCCGTCCGCAACTCCCGGTTCCCCGAGGGGCCCGCGCTCGTCTACACCACCGCCGAGGTCGAGGCGCTGCTGCGCGGCGTCAAGGACGGGGAGTTCGACCACCTGATCGGTTAG
- a CDS encoding type B 50S ribosomal protein L31: MKSGIHPEYRPVVFRDRAAGFAFLTRSTATSDRTIEWEDGETYPVIDVEISSASHAFYTGTARVLDTAGRVERFERRYGKRGER, translated from the coding sequence ATGAAGTCCGGAATCCACCCCGAGTACCGGCCGGTCGTCTTCCGCGACCGCGCCGCGGGCTTCGCCTTCCTGACGCGTTCGACCGCCACGAGCGACCGGACCATCGAGTGGGAGGACGGCGAGACGTACCCCGTGATCGACGTCGAGATCTCCTCCGCGAGCCACGCCTTCTACACCGGCACCGCGCGCGTGCTCGACACGGCGGGGCGCGTGGAGCGGTTCGAGCGCCGTTACGGCAAGCGGGGGGAGCGGTGA